In Planifilum fulgidum, a genomic segment contains:
- a CDS encoding transposase, translating to MARKGQKFKTYSFELKKKAVEMRLQGIPKAKIAEELGIQDVGRLKIWMRKYREQGNFGLMEHRGRRKEYKDLEREVKRLRLENDVLKKWLEIL from the coding sequence AAGACATATAGCTTTGAACTGAAAAAGAAGGCAGTGGAAATGAGGCTTCAGGGCATTCCCAAGGCAAAGATTGCTGAAGAGCTGGGGATTCAAGATGTGGGGCGATTAAAGATCTGGATGCGGAAATACCGGGAACAGGGCAATTTTGGGCTAATGGAGCACAGAGGGAGGCGGAAAGAGTACAAGGACCTGGAACGGGAAGTCAAAAGGCTGCGACTGGAGAATGATGTCCTAAAAAAGTGGCTGGAGATTTTG